Proteins encoded within one genomic window of Glycine soja cultivar W05 chromosome 1, ASM419377v2, whole genome shotgun sequence:
- the LOC114405919 gene encoding late embryogenesis abundant protein At1g64065-like: MAKSIQQERRSGKCFVYLLAAFVILCALVLVFASLLRVKNPYLKLRSATSNKISYSTSPSFNATLIIFLGIKNPNFGAFSYNNNRVSVLYAGVKIADRQINGGRVRFRETKEINVTVKLMSAKAPISENLSIDISSGSLNLTSNVKFSGTVHMLKIINIRKTIEMACAMKLNLTSHTIQGIQCQ, encoded by the coding sequence ATGGCCAAGTCCATACAGCAAGAGCGAAGAAGCGGCAAATGTTTCGTATATTTGCTGGCAGCCTTTGTCATCTTATGCGCACTTGTGTTGGTTTTTGCGTCCCTATTGCGCGTCAAGAATCCATATCTCAAATTAAGATCAGCTACTTCCAACAAAATCAGTTACAGCACTTCACCTTCCTTCAACGCCACCCTCATCATCTTTCTCGGCATCAAGAACCCAAATTTCGGCGCCTTCAGTTACAATAATAACAGGGTGAGTGTGCTCTATGCGGGTGTAAAGATCGCTGATAGGCAAATCAATGGTGGCAGGGTGCGTTTCAGAGAAACCAAAGAAATTAATGTTACTGTGAAATTGATGTCCGCTAAGGCACCCATTAGTGAGAATCTTTCTATTGACATTAGTTCGGGGTCGTTGAATCTCACGAGTAATGTCAAATTTAGTGGCACAGTTCATATGCTCAAGATTATCAACATCAGAAAGACCATAGAAATGGCTTGTGCTATGAAGCTCAACTTGACCTCGCACACAATTCAGGGTATTCAATGCCAATAG
- the LOC114398101 gene encoding late embryogenesis abundant protein At1g64065-like translates to MAKSLSSPVANKSSMTTEEVIAMFPSRKEEKESSKCLVYALVVFVAILFIWLVFASIVLRVGDPQIQLKSARLMHNTYNNHSVSSNSSFKVTLLARVSLTNPNLFCRFYYGNTRVSVLYGASSVGAWELEGARLEGRETKEIDFVVHMSFSTKLVVVKRNLTNDTTHSDSAGMLKLRSYAKLSGTVHVLNMVNKKKTIEVACILNLNLTSYSTQHFQC, encoded by the coding sequence atggcAAAGTCCTTGTCAAGTCCTGTGGCAAACAAATCCAGCATGACAACAGAGGAAGTGATCGCCATGTTCCCATCAcgcaaagaagaaaaagaaagcagcAAATGTTTGGTGTATGCTTTGGTTGTCTTTGTAGCCATATTGTTCATTTGGCTTGTTTTTGCATCTATCGTGTTGCGggtgggagatccccagattcagtTGAAATCAGCCAGGTTGATGCACAATACTTATAATAATCATAGTGTTTCATCAAATTCTTCCTTTAAGGTGACCTTGCTAGCTCGCGTGTCCCTCACGAACCCAAACTTGTTCTGTCGCTTCTATTACGGGAACACTAGAGTGAGTGTGCTCTATGGGGCTTCCAGTGTTGGTGCATGGGAATTGGAAGGTGCGAGATTGGAGGGTAGAGAAACCAAAGAAATCGATTTCGTGGTTCACATGAGTTTCAGTACTAAGCTAGTGGTAGTAAAGAGAAATCTAACCAATGATACTACCCACTCTGACTCTGCAGGCATGCTGAAACTCAGAAGCTACGCAAAATTAAGTGGTACAGTGCACGTGCTGAACATGGTAAATAAGAAAAAGACCATAGAAGTGGCTTGTATTCTGAATCTCAACTTGACCTCATATTCCACACAACATTTCCAATGCTAA
- the LOC114425136 gene encoding probable membrane-associated kinase regulator 2 — MEAFTLLKYWRGGGALGHPPSSDTPSSRTATTTTILTAVENENATESDDDDDGPFFDLEFTVPDEDAHENPNANHTQEEEDEDINIEESDGEREFKFTLSPSSNDRSDPNLSPLSPSDDLFFKGKLVHVDPSEPNSKPQFTASLLKSATKFRVFMLGLKKPKPNDKDSNNGSDSAIPEAHKDKKHFTVKFKVEEVPIVSLFSSKANKNQNQKQTSEDKPSEEKRFSKEVMHKYLKMVKPLYIRVSRRYGEKLSLNPAAKAPPPPPTAEPEGVSVGGGETNVKSSTQGQKLPAGLSVVCKHLGKSRSASSAVAAAAPPAVFVSSKRRDDSLLQQQDGIQGAILHCKRSFNASRPECESSQLPRSVSHPWDEIGINEAKDKRLSA; from the exons ATGGAAGCTTTCACCTTGCTCAAATACTGGAGAGGCGGCGGTGCTCTCGGACACCCACCTTCCTCCGACACTCCCTCTtcacgcaccgccaccaccaccaccatcctcACCGCCGTCGAAAACGAAAATGCAACCGAAAgcgacgacgacgacgacggcCCCTTCTTCGACTTAGAGTTCACCGTCCCCGACGAAGACGCTCATGAAAATCCAAACGCGAACCACacccaagaagaagaagatgaagatattAACATCGAAGAATCCGACGGCGAGAGAGAGTTTAAGTTCACTCTCTCCCCTTCGAGCAACGACCGTAGTGATCCGAACCTCTCGCCGCTGTCTCCTTCGGACGATCTGTTCTTCAAGGGAAAGCTGGTGCACGTGGACCCTTCCGAACCTAACTCCAAGCCTCAGTTCACCGCCTCCCTCTTAAAATCCGCCACCAAATTCCGCGTCTTCATGTTGGGCCTCAAAAAGCCCAAGCCCAACGACAAAGACTCCAACAACGGTTCCGATTCCGCAATTCCAGAGGCCCACAAAGACAAGAAGCACTTCACCGTCAAATTCAAAGTCGAAGAGGTCCCCATCGTCTCTCTCTTCAGCTCCAAAGCCAATAAAAACCAGAACCAAAAGCAAACCTCAGAGGACAAACCTTCCGAAGAGAAACGCTTCTCCAAGGAAGTAATGCACAAGTATTTGAAAATGGTCAAGCCTCTCTACATTAGAGTCTCGCGCCGCTACGGCGAAAAACTCAGCTTAAACCCCGCCGCAAAAGCACCGCCTCCGCCGCCCACGGCGGAACCAGAAGGTGTTAGTGTTGGTGGCGGCGAAACAAACGTGAAGAGTAGTACTCAAGGCCAAAAACTACCAGCAGGGCTTAGCGTTGTGTGCAAGCATTTGGGGAAAAGCCGTTCAGCATCTTCGGCGGTGGCGGCGGCGGCTCCTCCGGCGGTGTTTGTGTCTTCGAAACGACGCGATGATTCGCTGTTGCAGCAACAGGATGGGATTCAAGGCGCCATTTTACACTGCAAGAGATCCTTCAATGCATCCAGACCTG AGTGTGAGTCTTCTCAGCTGCCGCGTTCTGTGAGCCATCCATGGGACGAGATAGGCATCAATGAAGCCAAAGACAAGCGCCTTTCAGCATAG
- the LOC114425145 gene encoding uncharacterized protein LOC114425145 isoform X1, which yields MEQKNVLLSALSVGVGVGVGIGLAGKGVTKWGANEYSSSNGVTPENMEREMQRLVVDGRESKVTFDQFPYYLREQTRVLLTSAAYVHLKHAEVSRYTRNLAPASRTILLSGPAELYQQVLAKALAHYFEAKLLLLDLTDFSLKIQSRYGSANKESSFKRSTSETTLERLSDLFGSFSIFQQREVPKGNFHRQCSGVDLRSLQAEGSSNPPKMRRNASASANISSLASQSNPTNSAPQKHITSWPFDEKLLIQTLYKVLVYVSKTYPIVLYLRDVDNLLNRSQRIYNLFQTMLNKLHGPILILGSRVLDSGSDYKEVNERLASLFPYNIEISPPEDESCLMSWKSQFEEDMKKIQIQDNRNHIMEVLAANDLDCDDLDSICVADTVVLSNYIEEIVVSAISYYLMNSKDPEYRNGKLVIPCNSLSHALGIFQEGKFSVRDTLKLEAQAVTSQQREEGALVEPEKKAENPASDIKAESDTSSTSVVKTDGENAVPESKVEVPPDNEFEKRIRPEVIPANEIGVKFSDVGALDETKESLQELVMLPLRRPDLFRGGLLKPCKGILLFGPPGTGKTMLAKAIASESGASFINVSMSTVTSKWFGEDEKNVRALFTLAAKVSPTIIFVDEVDSMLGQRTRVGEHEAMRKIKNEFMTHWDGLMTNSGERILVLAATNRPFDLDEAIIRRFERRIMVGMPSVENREKILRTLLAKEKVDEKLDFKEVATMAEGYSGSDLKNLCTTAAYRPVRELIQQERLKTLEKKQQGAGGQNNDVQDALDTEEEVQQERVITLRPLNMQDFKEAKSQVAASYAAEGAGMNELKQWNELYGEGGSRKQQQLSYFL from the exons ATGGAACAGAAAAACGTTTTGTTATCGGCGTTGAGTGTTGGGGTGGGAGTTGGAGTGGGAATTGGTTTGGCTGGAAAAGGCGTTACAAAATGGGGTGCTAATGAATATTCATCCTCAAACGGCGTTACTCCGGAGAACATGGAGCGCGAAATGCAACGACTAGTTGTCGATGGCAGAGAAAGCAAGGTCACTTTTGATCAATTCCCTTATTATCTCAG AGAGCAGACACGGGTATTGCTAACAAGTGCTGCCTATGTCCATTTGAAGCATGCGGAGGTTTCTAGGTATACACGGAATCTTGCTCCTGCAAGCCGGACTATTCTGCTTTCAGGGCCAGCAG AACTTTACCAACAAGTGCTTGCCAAGGCTTTAGCTCACTACTTTGAGGCAAAGTTGCTTCTGTTAGATTTAACTGATTTTTCACTGAAG ATTCAGAGTAGATATGGTTCTGCCAACAAAGAATCT TCTTTCAAAAGGTCTACCTCGGAGACAACTTTGGAGCGGCTATCTGACCTATTTGGGTCATTTTCAATCTTTCAACAGAGGGAAGTGCCTAAAG GCAATTTCCACAGGCAGTGCAGTGGCGTTGACCTACGGTCATT GCAGGCTGAAGGATCTAGTAACCCTCCTAAGATGCGTAGGAATGCATCAGCTTCTGCAAATATCAGTAGCcttgcttcacaaagcaatcctACAAATTCAG CTCCTCAGAAGCACATAACCAGCTGGCCTTTTGATGAGAAGCTTCTCATACAGACTCTTTATaag GTTCTAGTTTATGTGTCAAAAACCTATCCCATTGTTCTATACTTGCGGGATGTTGACAATTTGTTGAATAGATCACAAAGGATATATAACCTATTCCAGACAATGCTGAATAAACTACATGGACCAATTTTGATTCTTGGTTCACGAGTTCTGGATTCTGGTAGTGACTACAAAGAAGTGAATGAGAGACTTGCTTCCCTCTTCCCCTACAACATAGAAATCAGCCCCCCAGAAGATGAATCTTGTCTTATGAGCTGGAAGTCTCAATTTGAAGAGGACATGAAGAAGATACAGATTCAGGATAACAGGAACCATATCATGGAAGTGCTTGCAGCCAATGATCTTGATTGTGATGACCTGGATTCCATCTGTGTGGCAGATACAGTGGTTCTCAGTAACTATATCGAAGAGATTGTCGTGTCTgcaatttcttattatttaatgaatagCAAAGATCCTGAATACAGAAATGGAAAATTGGTTATTCCATGCAATAG TTTGTCCCATGCATTGGGTATATTCCAGGAGGGGAAATTCAGTGTCAGAGATACATTAAAATTAGAAGCCCAAGCAGTCACGTCTCAG CAGAGAGAAGAAGGAGCTCTTGTGGAACCAGAAAAAAAGGCAGAAAATCCTGCTTCTGATATAAAGGCAGAATCAGATACATCATCAACTTCAGTGGTAAAAACTGATGGTGAAAATGCAGTTCCTGAATCCAAAGTT GAAGTTCCCCCCGACAATGAGTTTGAGAAGCGAATAAGGCCTGAGGTAATACCAGCAAACGAGATTGGTGTGAAATTCTCAGATGTTGGTGCCTTAGATGAGACCAAAGAGTCGCTTCAAGAACTAGTTATGCTTCCTCTTCGAAGGCCGGACCTTTTCCGGGGAGGCCTTCTAAAGCCTTGTAAAGGAATATTGCTATTTGGGCCTCCTGGCACCGGGAAGACAATGCTGGCAAAGGCCATTGCGAGCGAATCTGGCGCAAGTTTCATTAATGTATCCATGTCTACCGTCACCTCCAAATGGTTTGGTGAAGATGAGAAGAATGTTCGTGCTTTATTCACACTGGCCGCCAAGGTCTCCCCAACTATTATATTTGTTGATGAGGTGGATAGTATGCTAGGACAGCGGACCAGAGTTGGAGAGCATGAAGCCATGCGGAAAATAAAGAATGAGTTTATGACTCATTGGGATGGACTTATGACAAATTCGGGGGAGCGCATCCTTGTTCTTGCTGCAACCAATAGGCCATTTGACCTCGATGAAGCAATAATTAGGAGATTTGAAAGGAG AATTATGGTAGGGATGCCATCTGTGGAGAACAGGGAAAAGATTTTGAGGACTCTTTTGGCAAAAGAGAAGGTGGATGAGAAACTTGATTTTAAGGAAGTCGCAACTATGGCCGAAGGATATAGCGGAAGTGATCTCAAG AACTTGTGCACAACTGCTGCTTACAGGCCTGTTAGAGAGTTAATTCAACAAGAGAGGCTAAAGACTCTG GAGAAAAAGCAGCAGGGTGCTGGAGGACAGAATAACGATGTCCAAGACGCTCTGGATACAGAAGAGGAAGTTCAACAAGAAAGAGTTATTACCCTTAGACCTTTGAACATGCAGGACTTCAAAGAGGCTAAGAGTCAG GTTGCCGCAAGCTACGCAGCTGAGGGGGCAGGAATGAATGAGTTAAAGCAGTGGAATGAATTGTATGGGGAAGGCGGTTCAAGGAAGCAACAACAGTTATCATATTTCCTATAA
- the LOC114425145 gene encoding uncharacterized protein LOC114425145 isoform X2 — translation MEQKNVLLSALSVGVGVGVGIGLAGKGVTKWGANEYSSSNGVTPENMEREMQRLVVDGRESKVTFDQFPYYLREQTRVLLTSAAYVHLKHAEVSRYTRNLAPASRTILLSGPAELYQQVLAKALAHYFEAKLLLLDLTDFSLKIQSRYGSANKESSFKRSTSETTLERLSDLFGSFSIFQQREVPKGNFHRQCSGVDLRSLQAEGSSNPPKMRRNASASANISSLASQSNPTNSAPQKHITSWPFDEKLLIQTLYKVLVYVSKTYPIVLYLRDVDNLLNRSQRIYNLFQTMLNKLHGPILILGSRVLDSGSDYKEVNERLASLFPYNIEISPPEDESCLMSWKSQFEEDMKKIQIQDNRNHIMEVLAANDLDCDDLDSICVADTVVLSNYIEEIVVSAISYYLMNSKDPEYRNGKLVIPCNSLSHALGIFQEGKFSVRDTLKLEAQAVTSQREEGALVEPEKKAENPASDIKAESDTSSTSVVKTDGENAVPESKVEVPPDNEFEKRIRPEVIPANEIGVKFSDVGALDETKESLQELVMLPLRRPDLFRGGLLKPCKGILLFGPPGTGKTMLAKAIASESGASFINVSMSTVTSKWFGEDEKNVRALFTLAAKVSPTIIFVDEVDSMLGQRTRVGEHEAMRKIKNEFMTHWDGLMTNSGERILVLAATNRPFDLDEAIIRRFERRIMVGMPSVENREKILRTLLAKEKVDEKLDFKEVATMAEGYSGSDLKNLCTTAAYRPVRELIQQERLKTLEKKQQGAGGQNNDVQDALDTEEEVQQERVITLRPLNMQDFKEAKSQVAASYAAEGAGMNELKQWNELYGEGGSRKQQQLSYFL, via the exons ATGGAACAGAAAAACGTTTTGTTATCGGCGTTGAGTGTTGGGGTGGGAGTTGGAGTGGGAATTGGTTTGGCTGGAAAAGGCGTTACAAAATGGGGTGCTAATGAATATTCATCCTCAAACGGCGTTACTCCGGAGAACATGGAGCGCGAAATGCAACGACTAGTTGTCGATGGCAGAGAAAGCAAGGTCACTTTTGATCAATTCCCTTATTATCTCAG AGAGCAGACACGGGTATTGCTAACAAGTGCTGCCTATGTCCATTTGAAGCATGCGGAGGTTTCTAGGTATACACGGAATCTTGCTCCTGCAAGCCGGACTATTCTGCTTTCAGGGCCAGCAG AACTTTACCAACAAGTGCTTGCCAAGGCTTTAGCTCACTACTTTGAGGCAAAGTTGCTTCTGTTAGATTTAACTGATTTTTCACTGAAG ATTCAGAGTAGATATGGTTCTGCCAACAAAGAATCT TCTTTCAAAAGGTCTACCTCGGAGACAACTTTGGAGCGGCTATCTGACCTATTTGGGTCATTTTCAATCTTTCAACAGAGGGAAGTGCCTAAAG GCAATTTCCACAGGCAGTGCAGTGGCGTTGACCTACGGTCATT GCAGGCTGAAGGATCTAGTAACCCTCCTAAGATGCGTAGGAATGCATCAGCTTCTGCAAATATCAGTAGCcttgcttcacaaagcaatcctACAAATTCAG CTCCTCAGAAGCACATAACCAGCTGGCCTTTTGATGAGAAGCTTCTCATACAGACTCTTTATaag GTTCTAGTTTATGTGTCAAAAACCTATCCCATTGTTCTATACTTGCGGGATGTTGACAATTTGTTGAATAGATCACAAAGGATATATAACCTATTCCAGACAATGCTGAATAAACTACATGGACCAATTTTGATTCTTGGTTCACGAGTTCTGGATTCTGGTAGTGACTACAAAGAAGTGAATGAGAGACTTGCTTCCCTCTTCCCCTACAACATAGAAATCAGCCCCCCAGAAGATGAATCTTGTCTTATGAGCTGGAAGTCTCAATTTGAAGAGGACATGAAGAAGATACAGATTCAGGATAACAGGAACCATATCATGGAAGTGCTTGCAGCCAATGATCTTGATTGTGATGACCTGGATTCCATCTGTGTGGCAGATACAGTGGTTCTCAGTAACTATATCGAAGAGATTGTCGTGTCTgcaatttcttattatttaatgaatagCAAAGATCCTGAATACAGAAATGGAAAATTGGTTATTCCATGCAATAG TTTGTCCCATGCATTGGGTATATTCCAGGAGGGGAAATTCAGTGTCAGAGATACATTAAAATTAGAAGCCCAAGCAGTCACGTCTCAG AGAGAAGAAGGAGCTCTTGTGGAACCAGAAAAAAAGGCAGAAAATCCTGCTTCTGATATAAAGGCAGAATCAGATACATCATCAACTTCAGTGGTAAAAACTGATGGTGAAAATGCAGTTCCTGAATCCAAAGTT GAAGTTCCCCCCGACAATGAGTTTGAGAAGCGAATAAGGCCTGAGGTAATACCAGCAAACGAGATTGGTGTGAAATTCTCAGATGTTGGTGCCTTAGATGAGACCAAAGAGTCGCTTCAAGAACTAGTTATGCTTCCTCTTCGAAGGCCGGACCTTTTCCGGGGAGGCCTTCTAAAGCCTTGTAAAGGAATATTGCTATTTGGGCCTCCTGGCACCGGGAAGACAATGCTGGCAAAGGCCATTGCGAGCGAATCTGGCGCAAGTTTCATTAATGTATCCATGTCTACCGTCACCTCCAAATGGTTTGGTGAAGATGAGAAGAATGTTCGTGCTTTATTCACACTGGCCGCCAAGGTCTCCCCAACTATTATATTTGTTGATGAGGTGGATAGTATGCTAGGACAGCGGACCAGAGTTGGAGAGCATGAAGCCATGCGGAAAATAAAGAATGAGTTTATGACTCATTGGGATGGACTTATGACAAATTCGGGGGAGCGCATCCTTGTTCTTGCTGCAACCAATAGGCCATTTGACCTCGATGAAGCAATAATTAGGAGATTTGAAAGGAG AATTATGGTAGGGATGCCATCTGTGGAGAACAGGGAAAAGATTTTGAGGACTCTTTTGGCAAAAGAGAAGGTGGATGAGAAACTTGATTTTAAGGAAGTCGCAACTATGGCCGAAGGATATAGCGGAAGTGATCTCAAG AACTTGTGCACAACTGCTGCTTACAGGCCTGTTAGAGAGTTAATTCAACAAGAGAGGCTAAAGACTCTG GAGAAAAAGCAGCAGGGTGCTGGAGGACAGAATAACGATGTCCAAGACGCTCTGGATACAGAAGAGGAAGTTCAACAAGAAAGAGTTATTACCCTTAGACCTTTGAACATGCAGGACTTCAAAGAGGCTAAGAGTCAG GTTGCCGCAAGCTACGCAGCTGAGGGGGCAGGAATGAATGAGTTAAAGCAGTGGAATGAATTGTATGGGGAAGGCGGTTCAAGGAAGCAACAACAGTTATCATATTTCCTATAA